The segment GAATCTTGGATTTCTTGACAGGAAGGACGCAGTCAGTCCatgttggcagaaacatctctagctccatcatgctgagcacCAGCATCTCAGGGCTACATGCTTAGCCTACTGCCAACGTGTGACTCCAGTGCTAGACCTAGTttgaaccaaatcatcaagtttgctgatgacacaacagtcacTGGCGTCATCAACAATGACAAGAGAGTGTACAGAGGGGAGGTAGAGTGACTGGTAAAATGGCACGAGCACAACAGCTTGAGTCCCAACATGGACAAGACcgaagagttgattgtggactctAGAAAGGTGtaggctgaccactcctcactgcatgtacactgtgtgtagggTTCCTCTGTGGAGAGTTGGGAACACAGTTTCTGGGGGTGAACATAATGGACAAccttacctgtttcctcaacactaccactTTGGTCAAGAAAGGACAGCAGCATctccatttcctgaggagattgagggaaGTGAGACTCCTAAACAACAGaccccattctaaccaattttacACAAACACCATGGACagtgtcctgagcagctgcatcaccaaCTGGTATGGGAATGCTAAGGCAGCTGATTGCAAGTTCCTACAAAGGTTTGTAAAGACtgctgagatcatcggggtcgCTCTTCCATCAATCAGAGTTATTTATCAGGAGATCTTCTTGCACAAGGCCCATAATATTGTCAATGAtaccaggcaggaggtactgcagCATCAGGACAAGAACTGTAAAGATTGGAAACAGTTTATTTCTCCAGGCAGTAAGACCACTGAACTCCCTgcaccacccaggtctcaacaCTTGTGAAGCACCAGTATtgttaagggtctcagcccgaaaagttgactgctcatttcaacggatgctgcccgacctgctgagttcatccagcttgtttgtatgtgttgttatattgtttgctttttaacttctgttgcaaatgcaccttattatttgttaatttaccaGTGGTAATATTAATTTATGTGCGATATGTTTTATATATACTGTGTTAtgtaccttggtccagaggaatgctaTTTTGTTTGGCTCTATACATGTGttcagttgaatgacaataaatttgaacttggacTGGAATAGAATGCAGCAATTATCAAAACATCTGCAAGAGACAATGTCTCAAGAAAGCAACGTCCATTATTTAGGATCCCCATCATTCGGGTCATGCCCACTTCTTATTGCAATGTATACAGGACCCTGAGGATCAACACCTCAATGTTCTACAACAGCCTTTTCCCCACTATCAGGGTCTTGAATTGATCTGAAATCCCCTAATTTTACCTTCGCTTATATTTTTCCAAATTACATTAATGTCATTACGtttactctctattttgttgtgtATGTTGTGTataatttttttgtaatttaagtttatgtaatttatgtttgtaatgtactgtgctgctaATGCAAACCATTAATTTTCATGGCACTTACACCGAGCAGGTACGCCAATGACAATAAACAAAGTCAAACTTAAGTTTATTGTTAAATGGACAGGTGCAATGAACAAACTTACTTTCagctgcatcacaggcacatagcatcatataagcagcatttataaaataaaacatacaTTAAAAACAATTGTTACAAAAAAAGAACTATCAGGAAGGATGTTGTGCTCAGCAAAGatcagatgggcagaagggcctgttcctgtgctgtatttctctatgactctatgctgATGTGgtatttcaggcttctgtacctcccgccCACTGGTAGCTGTGAAAAGATAACATGGCCGGGAATGCAGGGGTCTTCGATGATCGATGCTCCTGCCCCTCCAATGACGGGCTGGTGTTGTGCTTGTGATATATTGGGCAGAGTCCTCTACTCTTTGCTGCTTCCTATGTTCCTGCTCATTTGAATTGTTACACCAGAACATGTTAGGACACTTTcaacagcacatctgtagaagttaaacataaactgttcctgaccctAGCCACTGACCACATCAGCAGTACTTAACCAAAGGGGCATGACTGCTTCTTGAAACAAGATGTACAGTTAGTTTTTCCACTCTTTGTAGTGCTCACAATCGGAAGCTCAGACTCTTACTAATTAACTAGAAATTCCTTGAACTGCAGAAACTTACTATAGATGTGCCTTCAATATATTCACTGCCATGTTGACCAATTCCAACATGTCAAAAGAACAAAACAGAATCAGCAGTGCAATGTCATAGAGGAATAAAGCAAGGAAATGTGCCCTTTAGCTTACACCATCCATCACCCAGTTACTCTCATCTGATTTTATTAGAAAGAGAAAATTATCAAATTTTATAATTTTCTCATGAAAATGCCCCCAGATACTACTACTATTTTACCACGCTCCTACACACCTGGGGCAACTTAtactggccaattaacctatcaacctgcatgtctttgagattcaagaggaaaccagagcatctccaggaaacccacacagtcacagagagaccAGGGAAACActacacagacagcaccaaaggtcaggattgaacccgggttgctggatCTGATGCAACAGCTCTGCCAGTTGCATCACTACGGCATCACCAATGTCTGCTGTAAATTATTACTGAGTTTGTTTTCCGACTACCTACATACTTCTAAATTTTAAATTATAATTCAGTCTAGTTAATCTTAAGGTATTAAAGTTTTTACAACGTTGTACTGGGATAGAAATTGGAGGGAATGTttttgagaaaaaaaaatctgtaatgtTCACCTGTCACTTACTTTCTTGCCACCCAACAATGTCACTGATTCTTGTCCATTTATCAAGCTCAGGATTTGATTTGCTGCCTCAGGTGTTTTTTATGAATTCACTGCTGAGCCATGAAGGTAAactgcaccactcactgtgtcAATGCCAACCATTAAACAGCCAGTTCCTTGCTTTTATTTGCAGGATTTATGTATTTGTCCCATGTGCTGCCCACCCCATCATGTTCTACTATTCATATTTCGGGTACTTGATAGTAGCTAGGTAATCAGCACcactttggaatgagggaggaaactagAATTGGATGAAACCCAAATGATTACAGGGATAAAGAAACACCACAGACAGCAGTGTACCCAAGTCACTGGCTGTCAGGCAGCCACTTTACTAGCTGTGCTACAGCTCCGCAATGACATTTCTTTAAAGTACAAACACAGGATCTCTTTCTTCCACTTTGTTTatattccaccccccaccccaagtCCAGGTCCTGAGTTTTATAATCAGTGAACACAGTATTCAGTGGCTCTGGACTCCACATTATTCATTCCAATGTAATAGTAAAAGCCACCTATGAACATTTCCAAAGATCTGAGTTAGCTGATGCTGACAGTAATTAGAAGTAACCACCAATTTAACTCTGCAATTTTCCACAATAGGCAATATCATTGTGAAAGAAACTataaacaaagaacatagaatgtGATGTTGTGCCGCATTAcaccctactctaagatcaatctaaccctaccctcctacacagccctccagtttttctatcattcatgtgcctatctaagagtttcttgtaTGCCCCTACTGGTTTATGTTAAAAGGTAAGTAAGCAACATTCAACTAAATctagaaaaaaaatgaacaacTCTTAAAATCCTTAAAATTATTCTAATTACCAAAACATAAAGTTCTCTATTCTGTATAACCAATGCTCCATTACTCTGTGCCACCTATTCCAAAACAAGTCATATTGATGCTCCACCATTATTCACATCTGCAGCTCATCAGCAACAGAGTAAAACCTCATCTTGTCATCTATAGGTATTGGGTCTCAATAGATGAGAGTAtacaaataaactttattcacaaTATAGAATTGTAGAGTGCAGCAATGGGTCCTTTTGGCTCACGTCAGCATGCCAAATGTGATGTTACATATGATAGTCCTCTTTGGCATTATTCAGCCCATATTCCGCTATGCTTTCTCACCTGTCAAAACACCTTTTTAGACATTGtaactgtatctgcctccaccgcatCCTCTGGCATAtcattccaaatcttcatttgtcCAAAGGAATTACTCCCTTGTATAAACTCTAAATCTCTAAAATGGATTTTAGCCTGCAGCACATCCCTTTATTTTCTATAAAAACCTAATCACTTCAATTTAGATTCCAATCTGCAACTTACTCCCTCATTTCTCTTGTTATACGTGTAAACACACAATCTCTTTGTACGTATTTCAGCCTGGAAGTTGTGCTTGGGCTTCTGCTCACCCCTATGATAGCTGTTGAATCCCTCAATTAGATTCCAGCCACATTCCCTGTTTTATTGATATCAGTATGTTCAATTGCACAAAAAATATTAATCCAGAACAATTGCAAAATACTGCAGTGTTagacatctgaaataaaaacagaaaatgcagcaaaTAGCTAGACAGGCAGCACTTGTTTTGTACGAATCAATAAGACTTTATTCAGACTAAGATAACTAATCTTTTATTGGCCTTCTTTGCTCAAAGAAGGTCAAACACAGCTTTTTCAGTCTATCCACATTACCATAATCTATAACCAGAGGCACTGTAATGCCTGCTCCAAAACATTCTCAGTCTTCCTAAAATGCATACCTGCATAATTGTACATGAAATTCCTCTTGGGCCAAACTAACATATGTATATTGGATTGCTGACTACATCGTGTTTACAACTAACACCGTCTTCTCCGGTTTTTTATCCATACTTTCCTATATTGTCTACTTATGCTACTACATAGAGCTACCCACTAAAATAAATACAGGTTATCATTTCTGTGTTTTGTCTACATGGTACACTCAATCCTGTCACATCTTCACATCATAATTATAGCAATTCTTTTTATACGAAGCATACAGGATAGGTCAATGCTTTAAACCAACCTCCAACATGGCAGCATGTTTTCAGCACTCCCCATTCTTCAGCCTAACTCTGAAATTGCAGAGGGTGGCTATAGGACACCTCTTGCACATCTCAACATTAGCCCACAGTATTAGCCCTCAGCTGTTCCACAGCAGCACTACCGGCAGAATCCAACccatccagcctctcatgaaCTCGCTGGTGCTTTAGCAGGTGTTGCgattgaatgaatcccttcccacaaacaGGGCAAACAAATGgtctctcaccagtgtgaactcgctgatgtttcatTAAGTTTGACGACTGGGTGAATCCTTTTCCACACACAGCACAGGTAAAAGGCCTCTCCCCTGTATGAACTCGTAAGTGTGTCAGGAGTTGGGACGACCatgggaatcccttcccacacacagagcaggtgaaaggcctctccccCGTATGGATACGTCGGTGTTTCAGTACTTCCTGTTTGCTTTTAAAGCTCCTCCTGCAGTCAGAACATTTATATGGTCTGTATTCAGAGTGAACCTGCTGGTGTTTCAGCAGGTTGGACCTCTGAGTAAATCCCTTTCCACATACAGAGCAGAtaaacagcctcccctctctgCGAGCATGAGAAAACTGGGTGAATTCCTTCTCAGGTATGGAGTCGGTGAATTGACTATCCCCATTTTGAGTGTATTGCTGTGCCAACAGCTGGGATGACTGAGCATCATTCTTTTCACACACGGTGACCGTATGTTGCCTGTTCCCAGTGGGAGTGTATTGTGGTCTCACAAAGTGGGGTAACTGAGCAACTTCTTTCCCAGACACAGAGCAGGTAAATGTTCCCTCCATAGCCTGAGTATAGTGGTGAGCAATCACCTTAAATGGTTGTGTGAACCTCTTCCCAGGGTAACAGCAACTGAATGGTCCCTCATCCGTGTGCAAGAGCTGGTGCCTAATCAGTATTTCAGAAGTTCTGAAGCTTTTCCCACAGTCAGGACATATAAACAAACTTTCCTCATCATGTGTTAACTGGTGTGCTTGGAGAGCAGATGAGTGAGCGAATGCCTCTTCACACAtgaagcaggtgaatggcctctccccagtgtgagtatACTGGTGCCTCAGTAGATTGAATGACagagtaaatcctttcccacaaaaGGAGCAGGTAAAGGGCTTCTCGCCAGTGTGAGTGTGCTGGTGTGTCAGAAGATGGGATGATTTAGTGAATCTGTCCCCACAGACAGAGCAcatgaatggcctctccctggAGTCAATATACTGCTGATTCAGCAAATGATTGGTGCTTTTAAAGTTCTTCTCACAAGCAGGACATTTAAGAGGAATCGGGTTGGCATGAACAAATTGGTGATCATCAAGTtgagatgagtgagtgaatccctttccacacacagagcaggtgaatggcctttcccTGGTGTGACTGCGTAAGTGAATATCCAACTCGGATTGGTAACTGAATCCCTTATCACAATCCCCACATTTCCACAGCTTCTCCAAACTGCAGGTGTCCATGTCTCTCCCCAGACTGGATGATCGGCAGAAGCTACACCACACAGAGCACAGGAAAGGTTTCTGCCTTGAGGCTACAGGTTGACCTTCTTTTGATAGACAGCAGTTGGGTATGTATTCCGTGCTTTCCCAGTCAAACTGATGTTTTGAATTCTTTTCTGACAGACAGAACCATtagcatttctttttttttcaccttCAAAGACCAAGATTATTCAAATTCTGATGAACTGTGATCCACTCAGATCTTTAGGTGAGGTCAGGGTTTCCCCATTTGAAACCCCTCCCTTTTTAATGCCCTGTAAAAAGAATTTACAATCATTACAATAATTACTAAACATAATCTCAAGACAAACTGCTGATGTACATCCCTTCCTCCATTGTTCTGGAACGTCATAATCTCCCATCACGCACACTTTCCATTTTCCCTATATTGATGTTCAAACCAATGCACTACCTCAAAAGATCTTTCCTTTAAGTCAACTTTTCTTCCTCCCATGAAGGAACCAAGTGGCTAGATTCAGTTCCACACCAACTTATTAATCAAGCTGTCCTCTTTTGACCACGGTGACTATAGCTGTGCTTCCAGATACTTCCAGATCGCCAGCTACAAGGTATGACCACTGAGCTCAAAATATGTGTGAGTCTTTAGTGAACTTAACACCAGGCCACGGAGGGATAAGAACTaccaaaaattattccagctGAATTGAAAATGGAAAAAGCTAAATTTACATCCGAATTACAACCGATTCTAGAACTTGGCCAGAGGATCCAGGGCACTTCTCATCATGGGCAATAATGCCCTTTTTCAGAATAAATGctatggagaggttgcagaggaggttcaccaagaaGTTGCCTGGTGTGGAACATTTAAGTTATGAGGCAAGATTGGACTGGGTGTTAATTCCCTTGGACtatagaaggcaaatggaatccTCACTGAGCTAAACAAAACTGAGTGGCAGGCATAGAGAGTGAGTGACATTTCATCATAGCTAGGGTGTCCATAACTAAATAGCATGTACTCTGAGGTGCGGAGGTAATGAGTAGGTAACGATAGGAGGTTTGAGGAAGTGCTTTTCACCAAGAGGGTAGTTGGAAACAGGAGCATACTGCCTGATAGTGGTGAAGGCATAACTCTCACAACATTGAAGAAATATTTAGATCACCATAAGATATGGAAGTAGAAGCAGGCCACtcatccattgagtctgctccgtcattcaatcatgggctgatccaattcttccagtcatccccactcccctgccttcatcccataccctttgatgccctggctaatcaagaacctatctatctctgccttaaatactcatTTCAACATGGCATCAAAGACTACAGGCTGTAGAATGTGACCAGCATGCTTAGGTACACTGGCTGACATGGATACAGTGAACAAAGAACTTGTTTTGATGTTACAGTCACAGAATCTTCGAGCTCAGAAACAGGGTCAGAAATGACTCTGTGTCACAATACTTCAACTGTTGAAGCTACCCCAGATTATTTTGCTGGGTAGTGCTCATCTACCAGCCGTACACTACTGGGAGGAAacagaagcacctggaggaaccgACATAGAATGTGCAGCTTCCATAGAAAAGACTCAAGGCC is part of the Hemitrygon akajei chromosome 25, sHemAka1.3, whole genome shotgun sequence genome and harbors:
- the LOC140716372 gene encoding uncharacterized protein isoform X1, which translates into the protein MDTCSLEKLWKCGDCDKGFSYQSELDIHLRSHTRERPFTCSVCGKGFTHSSQLDDHQFVHANPIPLKCPACEKNFKSTNHLLNQQYIDSRERPFMCSVCGDRFTKSSHLLTHQHTHTGEKPFTCSFCGKGFTLSFNLLRHQYTHTGERPFTCFMCEEAFAHSSALQAHQLTHDEESLFICPDCGKSFRTSEILIRHQLLHTDEGPFSCCYPGKRFTQPFKVIAHHYTQAMEGTFTCSVSGKEVAQLPHFVRPQYTPTGNRQHTVTVCEKNDAQSSQLLAQQYTQNGDSQFTDSIPEKEFTQFSHARREGRLFICSVCGKGFTQRSNLLKHQQVHSEYRPYKCSDCRRSFKSKQEVLKHRRIHTGERPFTCSVCGKGFPWSSQLLTHLRVHTGERPFTCAVCGKGFTQSSNLMKHQRVHTGERPFVCPVCGKGFIQSQHLLKHQRVHERLDGLDSAGSAAVEQLRANTVG
- the LOC140716372 gene encoding uncharacterized protein isoform X2; translation: MDTCSLEKLWKCGDCDKGFSYQSELDIHLRSHTRERPFTCSVCGKGFTHSSQLDDHQFVHANPIPLKCPACEKNFKSTNHLLNQQYIDSRERPFMCSVCGDRFTKSSHLLTHQHTHTGEKPFTCSFCGKGFTLSFNLLRHQYTHTGERPFTCFMCEEAFAHSSALQAHQLTHDEESLFICPDCGKSFRTSEILIRHQLLHTDEGPFSCCYPGKRFTQPFKVIAHHYTQAMEGTFTCSVSGKEVAQLPHFVRPQYTPTGNRQHTVTVCEKNDAQSSQLLAQQYTQNGDSQFTDSIPEKEFTQFSHARREGRLFICSVCGKGFTQRSNLLKHQQVHSEYRPYKCSDCRRSFKSKQEVLKHRRIHTGERPFTCSVCGKGFPWSSQLLTHLRVHTGERPFTCAVCGKGFTQSSNLMKHQRVHTAQEQDLFPWMLPELLSSSSSLYVLL